One Mus musculus strain C57BL/6J chromosome X, GRCm38.p6 C57BL/6J DNA window includes the following coding sequences:
- the Btbd35f15 gene encoding germ cell-less homolog 1 family member codes for MGLLVSRVLRCRDSSLLEPQPEAIAGASYIPGSRKRKRNSLEELATSSNVHGPQNQGMYPHQVLNYIYWKRVKISSNDAYQNLFLDGHDSDIKIHALGKTWCLHKVFLCQSGYFANILKGTWRESHHGVINLIIKNEDIDTRSLHFVFGALYTDADLSITPLEVPQVLAAACLLRVDRVIQQCEGIMKETINRNTVCSYYLAAETYRLKAVKTRCFEWLLCNLMVHPSVALYKEVDLKLMYVLALSSDLLVMQKEIDVYTTLKIWMFLYLNPCWNGTMKQLLQHANNWLSTHMAYVDNISFLESEEGLIFQPVFKKLRFQHIICDLTSTTILEQDRLIPMAWLSPIYKQQWLTLLRTQEYGVIGPQVINEQELEECTMRCGTMIPKDGRYTWKWSVGRLGFPLRVTFTRQCVILRQRCQRCDGSACHNHIRNVIFRITLVCFDSNKRVTFRKTTGYKILTFEYKEEQIVMKLDSDVLTFPMCIFCNFLFVNLGNAENK; via the coding sequence ATGGGGCTTTTAGTCAGCAGGGTCTTGAGATGCAGGGATTCCAGTCTGTTAGAGCCACAGCCAGAAGCCATAGCCGGAGCCAGCTACATTCCTGGCAGTCGCAAGCGAAAAAGAaacagtttggaggagttggcaaCAAGTTCTAATGTTCATGGACCTCAAAACCAGGGAATGTATCCACATCAAGTTCTCAACTACATCTACTGGAAAAGGGTTAAGATCTCATCTAATGATGCttatcaaaacttatttttggACGGGCATGATAGCGACATTAAAATCCATGCTCTGGGAAAAACATGGTGTTTacacaaagtatttttatgtcagtCAGGCTACTTTGCTAACATTCTCAAAGGTACTTGGAGAGAATCACACCATGGTGTTATAAATCTGatcattaagaatgaggatattgATACCCGATCTCTGCATTTTGTGTTTGGTGCTTTGTACACAGATGCGGATTTGTCAATAACACCTCTGGAAGTTCCTCAAGTTTTGGCAGCAGCATGCCTGCTTCGGGTGGATCGAGTAATTCAGCAGTGTGAAGGAATCATGAAAGAAACTATCAACAGGAACACTGTGTGCTCCTATTATTTGGCAGCAGAAACCTATAGATTAAAAGCTGTAAAGACGAGATGCTTTGAATGGCTTCTTTGCAATTTGATGGTACATCCAAGTGTGGCACTTTACAAGGAAGTAGACTTGAAGTTGATGTATGTTCTAGCACTGTCTTCTGACTTACTAGTCATGCAAAAGGAGATTGATGTATATACCACACTAAAAATATGGATGTTCCTTTATCTTAATCCATGCTGGAACGGAACCATGAAACAGCTTTTACAACACGCAAACAACTGGCTTTCCACCCACATGGCATATGTTGATAACATCAGTTTTCTTGAAAGTGAAGAAGGACTAATATTTCAACCAGTGTTTAAAAAGCTGAGATTTCAGCACATTATCTGTGACTTGACTTCCACAACTATTCTTGAACAAGATCGACTAATACCTATGGCATGGTTGTCACCCATTTACAAACAACAGTGGTTGACTTTGCTGCGAACACAAGAATATGGGGTAATTGGACCACAAGTTATCAATGAACAAGAACTTGAAGAATGCACCATGAGGTGTGGTACAATGATCCCCAAGGATGGAAGATATACTTGGAAGTGGTCAGTTGGACGACTTGGCTTTCCTTTACGTGTGACCTTTACCAGGCAGTGTGTAATTTTAAGGCAACGGTGTCAGAGGTGTGATGGTTCTGCTTGCCACAACCATATCCGAAATGTCATATTCAGAATAACTTTGGTGTGTTTTGATTCCAACAAAAGAGTAACTTTCAGAAAGACAACAGGTTATAAAATCCTCACCTTTGAATATAAGGAGGAGCAAATTGTAATGAAATTGGATAGTGATGTTCTAACCTTCCCTATGTGTATATTCTGCAATTTCCTTTTTGTAAACCtaggaaatgcagaaaacaagtaa